Proteins encoded within one genomic window of Suricata suricatta isolate VVHF042 chromosome 17, meerkat_22Aug2017_6uvM2_HiC, whole genome shotgun sequence:
- the CDK5RAP3 gene encoding CDK5 regulatory subunit-associated protein 3 isoform X1 produces the protein MQDHQHVPIDIQTSKLLDWLVDRRHCSLKWQSLVLTIREKINAAIRDMPESEEIAQLLSGSYIHYFHCLRIVDLLKGTEASTKNIFGRYSSQRMKDWQEIVALYEKDNIYLGACLPCGVGIWGELPGAFAVELSSLLVRNVNYEIPSLKKQIAKCQQLQQEYSRKEEEGQAGAAEMREQFFHSCKQYGITGDNVRGELLALVKDLPSQLAEIGAGAQCLGEAIDLYQACVGFVCESPTEQVLPMLQFVQKRGNATVYEWRTGTEPSVVERPHLEEPPEPVEEDTIDWGDFGVEAASEGTDSGISAQAARIDWGISLESDSKEAGGDGIDWGDDAALQITVLEAGTQAPEGVARGPDALTLLEYPETRNQFIDELMELEIFLSQRAVEMSEEADILSVSQFQLAPTILQGQTKAKVVTMVSALQDLIGRLTSLRMQHLFMILASPRYVDRVTEFLQQKLKQSQLLALKKELMVQKQQEALREQAALEPKLDLLLAKTKELQKLIEADISKRYNGRPVNLMGTYL, from the exons ATGCAG GACCATCAGCACGTGCCCATCGACATCCAGACCAGCAAGCTGCTCG ACTGGCTGGTTGACAGAAGGCACTGTAGCCTGAAATGGCAGAGTCTGGTGTTGACCATCCGAGAGAAGATCAATGCTGCCATCAGGGACATGCCAGAGAGTGAGGAGATCGCCCAGCTGCTCTCTGGATCCT ACATTCACTACTTCCACTGCCTAAGGATCGTGGACCTTCTCAAAGGCACCGAAGCctccacaaaaaatatttttggccgGTATTCTTCACAGCGAATGAAG GACTGGCAGGAGATCGTAGCCCTGTACGAGAAAGACAACATCTATCTAG GGGCATGCTTGCCTTGTGGTGTGGGCATCTGGGGTGAACTTCCTGGGGCCTTCGCAGTGGAACTCTCCAGCCTCCTGGTTCGGAATGTCAACTACGAGATCCCCTCTCTGAAGAAGCAGATCGCCAAGTGCCAGCAGCTGCAGCAGGAATACAGTCGcaaggaggaggagggccaggcCGGGGCCGCCGAGATGCGGGAGCAGTTCTTCCACTCGTGCAAGCAGTACGGCATCACG GGAGACAACGTCCGGGGAGAACTGCTGGCCCTGGTGAAGGACCTGCCGAGTCAGCTGGCGGAGATCGGGGCCGGGGCCCAGTGCCTGGGCGAAGCCATTGACCTGTACCAGGCCTGCGTGGGGTTTGTGTGTGAAAG CCCCACAGAGCAGGTGTTGCCAATGCTGCAATTCGTGCAGAAGCGGGGAAACGCCACGGTGTACGAATGGAGGACGGGGACCGAGCCCTCTGTGGTGGAACGGCCACACCTCGAGGAGCCTCCTGAGCCGGTGGAGGAAGACACG ATTGACTGGGGCGACTTTGGGGTGGAGGCGGCTTCTGAAGGGACGGACTCTGGCATCTCTGCCCAGGCTGCCAGAATTGACTGGGGCATCTCCCTGGAATCGGACTCAAAG GAAGCTGGGGGCGATGGGATAGACTGGGGAGATGATGCCGCCTTGCAGATCACAGTGCTGGAAGCTGGAACCCAGG CTCCAGAAGGCGTTGCTAGGGGCCCAGACGCCCTGACACTTCTCGAATACCCAGAGACCCGGAATCAATTCATTGATGAGCTCATGGAG CTCGAGATCTTCTTGTCCCAGCGAGCCGTGGAGATGAGCGAGGAGGCAGACATCTTGTCCGTGAGCCAATTCCAGCTGGCCCCCACCATCCTGCAGGGCCAGACCAAAGCCAAGGTGGTTACCATGGTGTCGGCGCTGCAGGATCTGATTGGCCGGCTCACCAGTCTTCGAATGCAGCACCTGTTTATGATCCTGGCCTCACCAAG GTATGTGGACCGAGTGACCGAGTTTCTCCAGCAGAAGCTGAAGCAGTCCCAGCTTCTGGCTTTGAAGAAAGAGCTGATGGTGCAGAAGCAGCAGGAGGCCCTTCGGGAGCAGGCGGCCCTGGAACCCAAGCTGGACCTGCTGCTGGCGAAGACCAAGGAGCTGCAGAAGCTG ATTGAGGCTGACATTTCCAAGAGGTACAATGGGCGTCCCGTGAACCTGATGGGAACCTATCTGTGA
- the CDK5RAP3 gene encoding CDK5 regulatory subunit-associated protein 3 isoform X2 — protein MQDHQHVPIDIQTSKLLDWLVDRRHCSLKWQSLVLTIREKINAAIRDMPESEEIAQLLSGSYIHYFHCLRIVDLLKGTEASTKNIFGRYSSQRMKDWQEIVALYEKDNIYLVELSSLLVRNVNYEIPSLKKQIAKCQQLQQEYSRKEEEGQAGAAEMREQFFHSCKQYGITGDNVRGELLALVKDLPSQLAEIGAGAQCLGEAIDLYQACVGFVCESPTEQVLPMLQFVQKRGNATVYEWRTGTEPSVVERPHLEEPPEPVEEDTIDWGDFGVEAASEGTDSGISAQAARIDWGISLESDSKEAGGDGIDWGDDAALQITVLEAGTQAPEGVARGPDALTLLEYPETRNQFIDELMELEIFLSQRAVEMSEEADILSVSQFQLAPTILQGQTKAKVVTMVSALQDLIGRLTSLRMQHLFMILASPRYVDRVTEFLQQKLKQSQLLALKKELMVQKQQEALREQAALEPKLDLLLAKTKELQKLIEADISKRYNGRPVNLMGTYL, from the exons ATGCAG GACCATCAGCACGTGCCCATCGACATCCAGACCAGCAAGCTGCTCG ACTGGCTGGTTGACAGAAGGCACTGTAGCCTGAAATGGCAGAGTCTGGTGTTGACCATCCGAGAGAAGATCAATGCTGCCATCAGGGACATGCCAGAGAGTGAGGAGATCGCCCAGCTGCTCTCTGGATCCT ACATTCACTACTTCCACTGCCTAAGGATCGTGGACCTTCTCAAAGGCACCGAAGCctccacaaaaaatatttttggccgGTATTCTTCACAGCGAATGAAG GACTGGCAGGAGATCGTAGCCCTGTACGAGAAAGACAACATCTATCTAG TGGAACTCTCCAGCCTCCTGGTTCGGAATGTCAACTACGAGATCCCCTCTCTGAAGAAGCAGATCGCCAAGTGCCAGCAGCTGCAGCAGGAATACAGTCGcaaggaggaggagggccaggcCGGGGCCGCCGAGATGCGGGAGCAGTTCTTCCACTCGTGCAAGCAGTACGGCATCACG GGAGACAACGTCCGGGGAGAACTGCTGGCCCTGGTGAAGGACCTGCCGAGTCAGCTGGCGGAGATCGGGGCCGGGGCCCAGTGCCTGGGCGAAGCCATTGACCTGTACCAGGCCTGCGTGGGGTTTGTGTGTGAAAG CCCCACAGAGCAGGTGTTGCCAATGCTGCAATTCGTGCAGAAGCGGGGAAACGCCACGGTGTACGAATGGAGGACGGGGACCGAGCCCTCTGTGGTGGAACGGCCACACCTCGAGGAGCCTCCTGAGCCGGTGGAGGAAGACACG ATTGACTGGGGCGACTTTGGGGTGGAGGCGGCTTCTGAAGGGACGGACTCTGGCATCTCTGCCCAGGCTGCCAGAATTGACTGGGGCATCTCCCTGGAATCGGACTCAAAG GAAGCTGGGGGCGATGGGATAGACTGGGGAGATGATGCCGCCTTGCAGATCACAGTGCTGGAAGCTGGAACCCAGG CTCCAGAAGGCGTTGCTAGGGGCCCAGACGCCCTGACACTTCTCGAATACCCAGAGACCCGGAATCAATTCATTGATGAGCTCATGGAG CTCGAGATCTTCTTGTCCCAGCGAGCCGTGGAGATGAGCGAGGAGGCAGACATCTTGTCCGTGAGCCAATTCCAGCTGGCCCCCACCATCCTGCAGGGCCAGACCAAAGCCAAGGTGGTTACCATGGTGTCGGCGCTGCAGGATCTGATTGGCCGGCTCACCAGTCTTCGAATGCAGCACCTGTTTATGATCCTGGCCTCACCAAG GTATGTGGACCGAGTGACCGAGTTTCTCCAGCAGAAGCTGAAGCAGTCCCAGCTTCTGGCTTTGAAGAAAGAGCTGATGGTGCAGAAGCAGCAGGAGGCCCTTCGGGAGCAGGCGGCCCTGGAACCCAAGCTGGACCTGCTGCTGGCGAAGACCAAGGAGCTGCAGAAGCTG ATTGAGGCTGACATTTCCAAGAGGTACAATGGGCGTCCCGTGAACCTGATGGGAACCTATCTGTGA
- the CDK5RAP3 gene encoding CDK5 regulatory subunit-associated protein 3 isoform X3 produces the protein MPESEEIAQLLSGSYIHYFHCLRIVDLLKGTEASTKNIFGRYSSQRMKDWQEIVALYEKDNIYLGACLPCGVGIWGELPGAFAVELSSLLVRNVNYEIPSLKKQIAKCQQLQQEYSRKEEEGQAGAAEMREQFFHSCKQYGITGDNVRGELLALVKDLPSQLAEIGAGAQCLGEAIDLYQACVGFVCESPTEQVLPMLQFVQKRGNATVYEWRTGTEPSVVERPHLEEPPEPVEEDTIDWGDFGVEAASEGTDSGISAQAARIDWGISLESDSKEAGGDGIDWGDDAALQITVLEAGTQAPEGVARGPDALTLLEYPETRNQFIDELMELEIFLSQRAVEMSEEADILSVSQFQLAPTILQGQTKAKVVTMVSALQDLIGRLTSLRMQHLFMILASPRYVDRVTEFLQQKLKQSQLLALKKELMVQKQQEALREQAALEPKLDLLLAKTKELQKLIEADISKRYNGRPVNLMGTYL, from the exons ATGCCAGAGAGTGAGGAGATCGCCCAGCTGCTCTCTGGATCCT ACATTCACTACTTCCACTGCCTAAGGATCGTGGACCTTCTCAAAGGCACCGAAGCctccacaaaaaatatttttggccgGTATTCTTCACAGCGAATGAAG GACTGGCAGGAGATCGTAGCCCTGTACGAGAAAGACAACATCTATCTAG GGGCATGCTTGCCTTGTGGTGTGGGCATCTGGGGTGAACTTCCTGGGGCCTTCGCAGTGGAACTCTCCAGCCTCCTGGTTCGGAATGTCAACTACGAGATCCCCTCTCTGAAGAAGCAGATCGCCAAGTGCCAGCAGCTGCAGCAGGAATACAGTCGcaaggaggaggagggccaggcCGGGGCCGCCGAGATGCGGGAGCAGTTCTTCCACTCGTGCAAGCAGTACGGCATCACG GGAGACAACGTCCGGGGAGAACTGCTGGCCCTGGTGAAGGACCTGCCGAGTCAGCTGGCGGAGATCGGGGCCGGGGCCCAGTGCCTGGGCGAAGCCATTGACCTGTACCAGGCCTGCGTGGGGTTTGTGTGTGAAAG CCCCACAGAGCAGGTGTTGCCAATGCTGCAATTCGTGCAGAAGCGGGGAAACGCCACGGTGTACGAATGGAGGACGGGGACCGAGCCCTCTGTGGTGGAACGGCCACACCTCGAGGAGCCTCCTGAGCCGGTGGAGGAAGACACG ATTGACTGGGGCGACTTTGGGGTGGAGGCGGCTTCTGAAGGGACGGACTCTGGCATCTCTGCCCAGGCTGCCAGAATTGACTGGGGCATCTCCCTGGAATCGGACTCAAAG GAAGCTGGGGGCGATGGGATAGACTGGGGAGATGATGCCGCCTTGCAGATCACAGTGCTGGAAGCTGGAACCCAGG CTCCAGAAGGCGTTGCTAGGGGCCCAGACGCCCTGACACTTCTCGAATACCCAGAGACCCGGAATCAATTCATTGATGAGCTCATGGAG CTCGAGATCTTCTTGTCCCAGCGAGCCGTGGAGATGAGCGAGGAGGCAGACATCTTGTCCGTGAGCCAATTCCAGCTGGCCCCCACCATCCTGCAGGGCCAGACCAAAGCCAAGGTGGTTACCATGGTGTCGGCGCTGCAGGATCTGATTGGCCGGCTCACCAGTCTTCGAATGCAGCACCTGTTTATGATCCTGGCCTCACCAAG GTATGTGGACCGAGTGACCGAGTTTCTCCAGCAGAAGCTGAAGCAGTCCCAGCTTCTGGCTTTGAAGAAAGAGCTGATGGTGCAGAAGCAGCAGGAGGCCCTTCGGGAGCAGGCGGCCCTGGAACCCAAGCTGGACCTGCTGCTGGCGAAGACCAAGGAGCTGCAGAAGCTG ATTGAGGCTGACATTTCCAAGAGGTACAATGGGCGTCCCGTGAACCTGATGGGAACCTATCTGTGA
- the PRR15L gene encoding proline-rich protein 15-like protein, producing the protein MTEVGWWKLTFLRKKKSTPKVLYEIPDSYAQTEGSAEPPGPEGGGPDGNFNTRLEKIVDKNTKGKHVKVSNSGRFKEKKKVRATLAENPNLFDDREDKGQ; encoded by the coding sequence ATGACCGAAGTGGGATGGTGGAAGCTGACCTTCCTGCGGAAAAAGAAATCCACGCCCAAGGTGCTCTATGAGATCCCTGACTCCTATGCCCAAACAGAGGGCAGTGCGGAACCCCCTGGGCCCGAGGGCGGCGGCCCCGACGGCAACTTTAACACCCGCCTGGAGAAGATTGTGGACAAGAACACAAAGGGCAAGCACGTCAAAGTCTCCAATTCGGGCCGGTtcaaggagaagaagaaagtccGAGCCACGTTGGCAGAGAACCCCAACCTCTTTGATGACAGGGAGGACAAAGGACAGTGA